One Podarcis muralis chromosome Z, rPodMur119.hap1.1, whole genome shotgun sequence DNA segment encodes these proteins:
- the APOOL gene encoding MICOS complex subunit MIC27 isoform X2, producing the protein MKVHVISTLLIAKWVAFPTALAGASIVHAASEEEPESRRMKAHQLPIYNAPPLNSRYIDEKPGRLQSRISSVRNTTSYYVNGCKDAYLFVKNGIISSVQFGKDAYVYLKNPPPEFLPKVGVITVSGLTGLVLARKGSRFKKICYPFGLCTLGISVCYPAQSVIIAKVIGGKAYAASQKTYEAIGPLWTKKSTTKVLLTQDKDTQQVLGAVPGTDHIVSEARKIALESEEKVKSSQMQFHAEKTLPQTDSVPLIAEAKPPSVRSDVMKATKFKPDPSLMDHGQSSPEDVDMYSTRS; encoded by the exons ataGCAAAATGGGTGGCTTTTCCTACAGCCTTGGCAGGTGCATCTATTGTACATGCTGCATCTGAAGAGGAACCAGAATCTCGTCGCATGAAGGCACATCAG CTTCCTATTTATAATGCACCACCTCTTAATTCAAGATACATTGATGAAAAGCCTGGCCGCTTGCAAAGTAGGATTTCATCAGTAAGAAACACAACAAGTTACTATGTCAATGGGTGCAAG GATGCTTATCTCTTTGTCAAAAATGGGATAATATCATCTGTACAGTTTGGAAAAG atgcctATGTTTACCTGAAGAATCCACCTCCAGAATTCCTTCCCAAAGTTGGTGTGATTACAGTTTCAGGACTGACTGGGCTAgtccttgcaagaaaag GATCTAGATTTAAGAAGATTTGCTATCCCTTTGGACTCTGCACATTGGGCATATCTGTTTGCTATCCAGCTCAGTCAGTAATTATTGCAAAG GTAATAGGTGGAAAGGCCTATGCTGCAAGCCAGAAAACCTATGAAGCAATAGGACCGCTATGGACCAAAAAGTCCACTACGAAAGTTCTACTCACCCAGGATAAAGATACTCAG CAAGTACTTGGAGCAGTTCCAGGAACAGACCATATTGTCTCAGAAGCTCGGAAGATAGCCCTTGAATCAGAAGAAAAGGTGAAATCATCACAAATGCAATTTCATGCAGAGAAGACACttccacagacagattctgttcCTTTGATAGCTGAAGCGAAACCGCCAAGTGTGAGATCAG ATGTGATGAAGGCAACAAAGTTTAAACCAGACCCCAGCCTCATGGACCATGGCCAGTCCAGCCCAGAAGATGTGGATATGTACAGTACCAGAAGCTAA
- the APOOL gene encoding MICOS complex subunit MIC27 isoform X1, whose product MKVHVISTLLIAKWVAFPTALAGASIVHAASEEEPESRRMKAHQLPIYNAPPLNSRYIDEKPGRLQSRISSVRNTTSYYVNGCKDAYLFVKNGIISSVQFGKDAYVYLKNPPPEFLPKVGVITVSGLTGLVLARKGSRFKKICYPFGLCTLGISVCYPAQSVIIAKVIGGKAYAASQKTYEAIGPLWTKKSTTKVLLTQDKDTQQQVLGAVPGTDHIVSEARKIALESEEKVKSSQMQFHAEKTLPQTDSVPLIAEAKPPSVRSDVMKATKFKPDPSLMDHGQSSPEDVDMYSTRS is encoded by the exons ataGCAAAATGGGTGGCTTTTCCTACAGCCTTGGCAGGTGCATCTATTGTACATGCTGCATCTGAAGAGGAACCAGAATCTCGTCGCATGAAGGCACATCAG CTTCCTATTTATAATGCACCACCTCTTAATTCAAGATACATTGATGAAAAGCCTGGCCGCTTGCAAAGTAGGATTTCATCAGTAAGAAACACAACAAGTTACTATGTCAATGGGTGCAAG GATGCTTATCTCTTTGTCAAAAATGGGATAATATCATCTGTACAGTTTGGAAAAG atgcctATGTTTACCTGAAGAATCCACCTCCAGAATTCCTTCCCAAAGTTGGTGTGATTACAGTTTCAGGACTGACTGGGCTAgtccttgcaagaaaag GATCTAGATTTAAGAAGATTTGCTATCCCTTTGGACTCTGCACATTGGGCATATCTGTTTGCTATCCAGCTCAGTCAGTAATTATTGCAAAG GTAATAGGTGGAAAGGCCTATGCTGCAAGCCAGAAAACCTATGAAGCAATAGGACCGCTATGGACCAAAAAGTCCACTACGAAAGTTCTACTCACCCAGGATAAAGATACTCAG CAGCAAGTACTTGGAGCAGTTCCAGGAACAGACCATATTGTCTCAGAAGCTCGGAAGATAGCCCTTGAATCAGAAGAAAAGGTGAAATCATCACAAATGCAATTTCATGCAGAGAAGACACttccacagacagattctgttcCTTTGATAGCTGAAGCGAAACCGCCAAGTGTGAGATCAG ATGTGATGAAGGCAACAAAGTTTAAACCAGACCCCAGCCTCATGGACCATGGCCAGTCCAGCCCAGAAGATGTGGATATGTACAGTACCAGAAGCTAA
- the APOOL gene encoding MICOS complex subunit MIC27 isoform X3: MAAKIAKWVAFPTALAGASIVHAASEEEPESRRMKAHQLPIYNAPPLNSRYIDEKPGRLQSRISSVRNTTSYYVNGCKDAYLFVKNGIISSVQFGKDAYVYLKNPPPEFLPKVGVITVSGLTGLVLARKGSRFKKICYPFGLCTLGISVCYPAQSVIIAKVIGGKAYAASQKTYEAIGPLWTKKSTTKVLLTQDKDTQQQVLGAVPGTDHIVSEARKIALESEEKVKSSQMQFHAEKTLPQTDSVPLIAEAKPPSVRSDVMKATKFKPDPSLMDHGQSSPEDVDMYSTRS, translated from the exons ataGCAAAATGGGTGGCTTTTCCTACAGCCTTGGCAGGTGCATCTATTGTACATGCTGCATCTGAAGAGGAACCAGAATCTCGTCGCATGAAGGCACATCAG CTTCCTATTTATAATGCACCACCTCTTAATTCAAGATACATTGATGAAAAGCCTGGCCGCTTGCAAAGTAGGATTTCATCAGTAAGAAACACAACAAGTTACTATGTCAATGGGTGCAAG GATGCTTATCTCTTTGTCAAAAATGGGATAATATCATCTGTACAGTTTGGAAAAG atgcctATGTTTACCTGAAGAATCCACCTCCAGAATTCCTTCCCAAAGTTGGTGTGATTACAGTTTCAGGACTGACTGGGCTAgtccttgcaagaaaag GATCTAGATTTAAGAAGATTTGCTATCCCTTTGGACTCTGCACATTGGGCATATCTGTTTGCTATCCAGCTCAGTCAGTAATTATTGCAAAG GTAATAGGTGGAAAGGCCTATGCTGCAAGCCAGAAAACCTATGAAGCAATAGGACCGCTATGGACCAAAAAGTCCACTACGAAAGTTCTACTCACCCAGGATAAAGATACTCAG CAGCAAGTACTTGGAGCAGTTCCAGGAACAGACCATATTGTCTCAGAAGCTCGGAAGATAGCCCTTGAATCAGAAGAAAAGGTGAAATCATCACAAATGCAATTTCATGCAGAGAAGACACttccacagacagattctgttcCTTTGATAGCTGAAGCGAAACCGCCAAGTGTGAGATCAG ATGTGATGAAGGCAACAAAGTTTAAACCAGACCCCAGCCTCATGGACCATGGCCAGTCCAGCCCAGAAGATGTGGATATGTACAGTACCAGAAGCTAA
- the APOOL gene encoding MICOS complex subunit MIC27 isoform X4 codes for MTHRIAKWVAFPTALAGASIVHAASEEEPESRRMKAHQLPIYNAPPLNSRYIDEKPGRLQSRISSVRNTTSYYVNGCKDAYLFVKNGIISSVQFGKDAYVYLKNPPPEFLPKVGVITVSGLTGLVLARKGSRFKKICYPFGLCTLGISVCYPAQSVIIAKVIGGKAYAASQKTYEAIGPLWTKKSTTKVLLTQDKDTQQQVLGAVPGTDHIVSEARKIALESEEKVKSSQMQFHAEKTLPQTDSVPLIAEAKPPSVRSDVMKATKFKPDPSLMDHGQSSPEDVDMYSTRS; via the exons ataGCAAAATGGGTGGCTTTTCCTACAGCCTTGGCAGGTGCATCTATTGTACATGCTGCATCTGAAGAGGAACCAGAATCTCGTCGCATGAAGGCACATCAG CTTCCTATTTATAATGCACCACCTCTTAATTCAAGATACATTGATGAAAAGCCTGGCCGCTTGCAAAGTAGGATTTCATCAGTAAGAAACACAACAAGTTACTATGTCAATGGGTGCAAG GATGCTTATCTCTTTGTCAAAAATGGGATAATATCATCTGTACAGTTTGGAAAAG atgcctATGTTTACCTGAAGAATCCACCTCCAGAATTCCTTCCCAAAGTTGGTGTGATTACAGTTTCAGGACTGACTGGGCTAgtccttgcaagaaaag GATCTAGATTTAAGAAGATTTGCTATCCCTTTGGACTCTGCACATTGGGCATATCTGTTTGCTATCCAGCTCAGTCAGTAATTATTGCAAAG GTAATAGGTGGAAAGGCCTATGCTGCAAGCCAGAAAACCTATGAAGCAATAGGACCGCTATGGACCAAAAAGTCCACTACGAAAGTTCTACTCACCCAGGATAAAGATACTCAG CAGCAAGTACTTGGAGCAGTTCCAGGAACAGACCATATTGTCTCAGAAGCTCGGAAGATAGCCCTTGAATCAGAAGAAAAGGTGAAATCATCACAAATGCAATTTCATGCAGAGAAGACACttccacagacagattctgttcCTTTGATAGCTGAAGCGAAACCGCCAAGTGTGAGATCAG ATGTGATGAAGGCAACAAAGTTTAAACCAGACCCCAGCCTCATGGACCATGGCCAGTCCAGCCCAGAAGATGTGGATATGTACAGTACCAGAAGCTAA
- the APOOL gene encoding MICOS complex subunit MIC27 isoform X5: protein MKAHQLPIYNAPPLNSRYIDEKPGRLQSRISSVRNTTSYYVNGCKDAYLFVKNGIISSVQFGKDAYVYLKNPPPEFLPKVGVITVSGLTGLVLARKGSRFKKICYPFGLCTLGISVCYPAQSVIIAKVIGGKAYAASQKTYEAIGPLWTKKSTTKVLLTQDKDTQQQVLGAVPGTDHIVSEARKIALESEEKVKSSQMQFHAEKTLPQTDSVPLIAEAKPPSVRSDVMKATKFKPDPSLMDHGQSSPEDVDMYSTRS, encoded by the exons ATGAAGGCACATCAG CTTCCTATTTATAATGCACCACCTCTTAATTCAAGATACATTGATGAAAAGCCTGGCCGCTTGCAAAGTAGGATTTCATCAGTAAGAAACACAACAAGTTACTATGTCAATGGGTGCAAG GATGCTTATCTCTTTGTCAAAAATGGGATAATATCATCTGTACAGTTTGGAAAAG atgcctATGTTTACCTGAAGAATCCACCTCCAGAATTCCTTCCCAAAGTTGGTGTGATTACAGTTTCAGGACTGACTGGGCTAgtccttgcaagaaaag GATCTAGATTTAAGAAGATTTGCTATCCCTTTGGACTCTGCACATTGGGCATATCTGTTTGCTATCCAGCTCAGTCAGTAATTATTGCAAAG GTAATAGGTGGAAAGGCCTATGCTGCAAGCCAGAAAACCTATGAAGCAATAGGACCGCTATGGACCAAAAAGTCCACTACGAAAGTTCTACTCACCCAGGATAAAGATACTCAG CAGCAAGTACTTGGAGCAGTTCCAGGAACAGACCATATTGTCTCAGAAGCTCGGAAGATAGCCCTTGAATCAGAAGAAAAGGTGAAATCATCACAAATGCAATTTCATGCAGAGAAGACACttccacagacagattctgttcCTTTGATAGCTGAAGCGAAACCGCCAAGTGTGAGATCAG ATGTGATGAAGGCAACAAAGTTTAAACCAGACCCCAGCCTCATGGACCATGGCCAGTCCAGCCCAGAAGATGTGGATATGTACAGTACCAGAAGCTAA